In the genome of Desulfomonilaceae bacterium, one region contains:
- a CDS encoding NAD(P)-dependent alcohol dehydrogenase: protein MPAHTDTQAHIILAAVLRKGGVPLKIESLELEGPREDEVLVRIVASGICHTDIDFCEDWDSTGTPVVLGHEGAGIVEQVGQQVKDFTRGDHVVLSYQSCGHCRQCRSEHPTDCEHFYELNFGFARLDGSNAMQRSCVRGHFFGQSSFATHALATKRNLVKVPRDLPLEILAPLGCGMQTGAGTVINSLKVSKGASIAIFGTGAVGLAAVMAARIVGATTIFGVDIKPNRLGVALELGATHVINSHHDDIASGITDVTGSGVDYVVETTGDRKMR from the coding sequence TTGCCAGCCCATACGGACACACAAGCCCACATAATTCTGGCGGCCGTTCTGCGTAAGGGAGGGGTCCCTTTGAAGATCGAATCCCTCGAACTTGAAGGTCCTCGGGAAGATGAGGTTCTGGTGCGAATCGTTGCTTCCGGAATCTGTCATACCGATATAGATTTCTGCGAAGACTGGGATTCTACTGGCACCCCTGTGGTTCTGGGGCATGAGGGCGCTGGAATAGTAGAACAGGTTGGGCAGCAGGTGAAGGACTTCACGCGTGGCGATCATGTCGTGCTCTCTTACCAGTCCTGCGGCCACTGCCGACAATGCCGAAGTGAACACCCCACAGACTGTGAACATTTCTACGAATTGAACTTTGGTTTCGCTCGCCTGGACGGTAGCAATGCGATGCAACGCAGTTGCGTTCGCGGGCACTTTTTCGGCCAGTCTTCGTTCGCCACTCATGCCCTTGCCACTAAGCGCAATCTCGTGAAGGTTCCCCGAGACTTGCCCCTGGAGATTTTGGCTCCGCTGGGTTGCGGTATGCAGACCGGAGCCGGTACCGTAATAAACTCCTTGAAGGTCTCGAAAGGGGCAAGCATCGCTATATTCGGTACGGGGGCTGTTGGTCTTGCTGCAGTCATGGCGGCTCGCATCGTGGGGGCCACGACAATCTTTGGAGTAGACATCAAGCCCAATCGGCTCGGAGTAGCCCTGGAGTTGGGCGCTACCCATGTGATTAACAGTCATCATGATGACATCGCCTCGGGCATTACCGATGTCACAGGTAGTGGCGTTGATTACGTGGTGGAAACCACGGGTGATCGGAAGATGCGATAG
- a CDS encoding DNA-3-methyladenine glycosylase I — translation MPIRCAWAGRGPLEQQYHDTEWGVPLHDDRLLFEFLVLEGAQAGLSWVTILRKREGYRKAFDGFAADVVASYDQHKVEELLASRDIVRNRLKIESAVRNARGFLKVRDEFGTFDSYIWRFVRGKQIRNSWKRFSEAPVSTKESEAMSKDLKKRGFSFVGNKICYAFMQAVGMVNDHTLDCFRWKEIEQKSR, via the coding sequence GTGCCAATTCGTTGCGCATGGGCTGGCAGAGGCCCTTTGGAACAGCAATACCATGACACGGAATGGGGTGTGCCCCTTCACGACGACCGGTTGCTCTTCGAATTTCTAGTTCTGGAAGGAGCCCAAGCCGGCCTGAGCTGGGTGACCATTCTCCGTAAGCGTGAAGGGTACCGAAAAGCCTTCGACGGCTTTGCGGCGGACGTCGTTGCCTCCTACGATCAGCACAAGGTTGAGGAACTTCTGGCTTCACGAGACATCGTCCGTAACAGGCTCAAAATTGAGTCGGCTGTTCGCAATGCCAGAGGGTTTCTTAAAGTCCGTGATGAGTTTGGGACGTTTGACTCCTATATTTGGAGGTTTGTGCGTGGCAAACAAATAAGAAACTCATGGAAGAGGTTTTCCGAGGCGCCGGTTTCAACAAAAGAGTCTGAGGCCATGAGTAAGGACCTCAAGAAGCGAGGTTTCTCCTTCGTGGGAAACAAGATCTGCTATGCCTTCATGCAGGCTGTTGGGATGGTCAACGACCATACGCTGGATTGCTTCCGCTGGAAGGAAATTGAACAGAAAAGCAGGTAA
- the meaB gene encoding methylmalonyl Co-A mutase-associated GTPase MeaB, whose amino-acid sequence MAKKTPDNPDEMAQKLLAGDRRAAARMITLVENQSEKSNQVMKLVYPNTGKSMVIGLTGSGGSGKSSLINHLIRQYRDQGKRVGVVAVDPSSPFSGGALLGDRIRFQAHSMDDGVYIRSMGSRGYLGGLARSTNDVVRIMEAMGNDVVIVETLGAGQDEVDIIHVAQTCILVLTPNMGDDIQAMKAGIMEIADIIVLNKADLDGAISCLHSLEATIQLGSSRKEGSWGPLLIPTVAAAVKIEDLQGVNELVKAINDHQEYLHQSHAIDEVQTKRIEQELGLVFKDEVQKFIFKGLKGTGKKHQYIKAIFDGRTDPYSVVEEVLKTFLKEGSKVKKTISSKKQI is encoded by the coding sequence ATGGCAAAGAAGACGCCTGATAACCCCGATGAGATGGCGCAGAAGCTCCTTGCCGGTGATCGTCGGGCAGCGGCTCGAATGATCACCCTTGTTGAAAATCAGTCTGAGAAAAGCAACCAGGTTATGAAGCTGGTCTATCCCAATACCGGCAAATCCATGGTCATAGGACTGACCGGGTCTGGTGGTAGTGGTAAATCCAGTCTGATCAATCATTTGATCCGGCAGTACCGAGATCAAGGCAAACGAGTTGGTGTGGTGGCAGTGGATCCGAGCAGCCCATTTTCAGGTGGAGCGCTTCTTGGAGATAGAATTCGATTCCAGGCCCATTCCATGGATGATGGGGTGTATATACGGTCCATGGGCTCGCGTGGTTACTTGGGTGGTTTGGCCAGGTCCACAAACGATGTGGTCCGGATAATGGAGGCCATGGGTAACGATGTGGTGATCGTCGAGACTCTCGGGGCCGGACAGGACGAGGTAGACATTATCCACGTAGCCCAGACCTGCATACTGGTTTTGACTCCAAATATGGGCGACGACATTCAAGCTATGAAGGCGGGTATCATGGAGATCGCTGACATAATCGTGCTGAACAAGGCGGACCTGGACGGGGCCATCTCATGTCTTCACAGCCTGGAAGCGACTATCCAGTTGGGCAGTAGCCGCAAGGAAGGCAGTTGGGGGCCGCTGCTGATCCCAACGGTGGCGGCTGCAGTAAAGATAGAAGATCTCCAAGGTGTCAACGAACTGGTGAAAGCCATCAATGATCATCAGGAATACCTTCATCAAAGCCATGCCATAGATGAGGTTCAAACAAAGCGCATTGAGCAGGAGCTTGGCCTGGTGTTCAAGGACGAAGTCCAGAAGTTCATATTCAAAGGGCTGAAGGGCACAGGCAAGAAACACCAATACATCAAGGCAATCTTTGACGGCAGGACTGATCCTTACTCGGTAGTTGAAGAAGTCCTTAAAACTTTCTTGAAAGAAGGATCCAAGGTCAAGAAAACAATCAGTTCAAAAAAACAGATCTAA
- a CDS encoding cobalamin B12-binding domain-containing protein, with product MNQNKIKVIVSKVGLDGHDRGAKVVATLLKEAGMEVVYLGMYQTPEGVIKAAIDEDADVIGLSYLSGEHLVYTPKIVDEMRKSGLDDVLLVVGGSFPPEDVPVMKEMGVDEVFRGGSLTESIVDYIKKNTREKG from the coding sequence ATGAACCAGAATAAAATCAAAGTGATTGTAAGTAAAGTGGGCCTGGATGGCCATGATCGTGGAGCAAAGGTCGTCGCTACTCTGTTGAAGGAGGCCGGGATGGAGGTTGTTTACCTCGGGATGTATCAAACGCCTGAAGGAGTCATCAAAGCAGCGATCGATGAAGACGCCGATGTCATAGGTCTTAGCTACCTTTCCGGCGAACATCTTGTTTATACCCCCAAGATCGTCGATGAAATGAGAAAATCAGGGCTTGACGATGTTCTGCTTGTTGTAGGCGGCTCCTTTCCGCCGGAGGACGTACCGGTAATGAAAGAGATGGGTGTGGACGAGGTATTTCGAGGAGGGTCGCTAACAGAATCCATAGTTGACTACATCAAGAAAAATACTCGGGAAAAAGGCTGA
- a CDS encoding methylmalonyl-CoA mutase family protein: protein MNQGHATKKNPDGSCDVSWDDYLKSYYEKPQSVRTWSGHEVHELYTPDDLANKDYKREIADAGEYPFTRGLHRNMFRGRYWTRREVVGIGSPADTHERAAFCFEQGGSGLNTIADVTYEMGLDVDHPWAENEVGLTGVNITSVKDMETLVGDIPLDKVSWSLITASTAAAATMAQYVVVAQQKNYDISLLRGSIQNDPIHFRYCGFRPACPLDLSVKLGSDVMEYCTRHMPKFYYTTVNMYDLREQGINAHQEVAYGFGIAMCYIDELLRRGLHIDDFAPRFTFYVSCHVDFFEEIAKIRAARRMWAKLMKEKYGAKDPRSMQFRFAVHTAGCSLVPQQPLNNIVRIAYEALAAVLGGVQSLHCCSYDEPMCLPTEKGHLQALRTQQILAYETGVTNVADPLGGSYYIESLTDKIEEEALRCMKEVEELGGMEEAIRTEWLDRKFETEAVKRQKEVDNRDKLIVGVNIFDSEPETKTPLGVQRIAEQSAKQQISEVQELKRTRDMATLRDAIDRLRDDASRGKNTIPAMIEATKAFATTAELLGTVREVMGYPYDPMQVIESPFK, encoded by the coding sequence ATGAACCAAGGGCATGCAACGAAAAAGAATCCAGATGGCTCATGTGACGTGAGCTGGGACGACTATCTCAAGTCCTACTATGAAAAGCCCCAGAGCGTTAGGACTTGGTCGGGGCATGAGGTCCATGAACTGTACACTCCCGATGATCTGGCAAACAAGGATTACAAACGTGAAATTGCCGATGCGGGAGAATACCCGTTCACAAGGGGTCTCCATAGAAATATGTTTCGGGGTCGGTACTGGACCAGGCGCGAGGTAGTTGGAATTGGCTCTCCGGCAGACACGCACGAGCGGGCAGCTTTTTGTTTCGAGCAAGGAGGCTCAGGCCTGAACACCATCGCAGACGTTACCTACGAAATGGGGCTCGACGTTGACCATCCCTGGGCGGAAAACGAAGTCGGTTTGACGGGGGTAAATATCACGTCCGTCAAAGATATGGAGACCCTGGTTGGTGACATTCCACTGGACAAAGTGAGTTGGTCTCTAATTACAGCCTCGACGGCGGCCGCAGCTACCATGGCTCAATACGTGGTCGTGGCTCAGCAAAAGAATTATGACATAAGCCTCCTCCGCGGTTCCATCCAGAATGACCCGATTCACTTCCGATACTGCGGTTTTAGGCCCGCATGCCCTTTAGATCTCTCCGTAAAGCTCGGTTCAGATGTCATGGAGTACTGTACGAGGCATATGCCCAAGTTCTATTACACCACAGTGAATATGTACGATCTGAGGGAACAGGGAATTAACGCCCACCAGGAAGTGGCGTACGGGTTCGGGATCGCGATGTGCTACATCGACGAATTGCTCAGGCGTGGCCTCCATATTGACGACTTTGCTCCTCGATTTACCTTTTACGTTTCATGTCATGTGGACTTCTTTGAAGAGATAGCCAAGATCAGAGCAGCGAGGCGGATGTGGGCAAAACTCATGAAGGAAAAATACGGGGCGAAAGATCCCAGGTCAATGCAGTTCCGCTTTGCCGTTCATACTGCAGGCTGCTCGTTGGTACCGCAGCAGCCTCTAAACAACATCGTTAGGATTGCCTATGAAGCTCTAGCTGCGGTTCTTGGCGGAGTTCAATCTTTGCATTGCTGTTCTTACGATGAGCCGATGTGCCTCCCGACTGAAAAAGGGCATCTACAGGCGTTGAGAACGCAACAGATACTTGCTTATGAAACCGGAGTTACCAACGTGGCGGATCCACTCGGCGGCTCATACTATATCGAGAGCCTCACCGACAAGATAGAGGAAGAAGCGTTAAGATGCATGAAGGAGGTCGAGGAACTTGGCGGAATGGAGGAGGCCATACGGACCGAGTGGTTGGACCGCAAGTTCGAGACCGAGGCCGTCAAACGCCAAAAAGAAGTCGATAATAGGGATAAACTAATAGTTGGCGTCAACATATTCGATTCCGAGCCGGAAACAAAGACCCCTCTTGGAGTCCAGCGTATTGCGGAGCAATCAGCCAAACAGCAAATATCTGAGGTACAGGAACTCAAGAGAACCAGGGATATGGCTACGCTTCGAGATGCCATCGATCGTCTCAGGGATGACGCGTCAAGAGGCAAAAACACCATTCCAGCAATGATCGAAGCTACAAAGGCGTTCGCAACGACTGCGGAACTATTGGGAACAGTTCGAGAAGTAATGGGCTATCCTTATGATCCGATGCAGGTAATCGAATCTCCCTTCAAATAA
- a CDS encoding pyruvate kinase alpha/beta domain-containing protein yields MEENDPKNSASYYETPVLYFNEPGPRDTGQVLECVRRRAQELNIKRVLVASVSGDTALRARQMLAPEINIIAVSHVTGFVKPNHPEMPAEVRKGLIAKGISVLTAQHAFGGVGRGIRTQLGAYQVDEIVAYTLRIFGQGTKVAIELALMVADAGIVRTDEDVISVGGTGRGADTALVLQPTNSADFLKLRVKEVICKPARF; encoded by the coding sequence GTGGAAGAAAACGATCCGAAAAACTCGGCTTCCTATTATGAAACGCCGGTTCTTTATTTCAATGAACCTGGCCCTCGTGATACAGGGCAAGTCCTTGAGTGCGTCCGTAGGCGAGCCCAGGAACTCAACATCAAACGGGTGTTGGTGGCCTCTGTAAGCGGTGACACAGCTCTGAGGGCACGACAGATGCTGGCTCCGGAGATCAATATCATAGCGGTCAGCCACGTGACGGGTTTCGTAAAACCTAATCACCCGGAGATGCCTGCAGAGGTTCGCAAAGGATTGATCGCAAAGGGCATAAGCGTGCTTACGGCGCAGCACGCTTTTGGAGGTGTAGGCCGGGGCATAAGGACGCAATTAGGCGCATATCAGGTTGATGAGATAGTTGCCTACACCTTACGTATTTTTGGTCAGGGAACCAAAGTTGCGATAGAACTGGCTCTAATGGTCGCCGACGCCGGCATAGTCAGGACTGATGAAGATGTTATTTCGGTGGGGGGAACCGGGAGAGGCGCAGATACGGCGCTTGTACTCCAGCCGACCAATAGCGCTGACTTCTTGAAACTTAGGGTCAAAGAGGTAATTTGTAAGCCTGCGAGGTTTTAA
- a CDS encoding isoprenylcysteine carboxylmethyltransferase family protein yields the protein MITNKLVEAIVEAAGKHRSTGYKTVVALVGASLFLIIIPLLLLLASYGIEEYFLTHRLRILQIMVALLSLAFGFFLMVWTFVSLIRTGKGTPVPVAPSQKLIVDGPYRICRNPMLLGVIIYFLGVGTIVDSITIGFIMSCLILLIGTCYSKFIEEKELRMRFGQEYEEYREKTTFLIPRF from the coding sequence ATGATTACCAATAAACTGGTGGAGGCAATAGTAGAAGCCGCTGGAAAACACAGGTCCACTGGCTACAAAACGGTAGTAGCATTGGTAGGGGCCTCTCTGTTTCTAATCATAATTCCTCTGCTCCTGTTACTGGCCAGTTACGGCATTGAAGAATATTTCCTAACTCATAGGCTTCGGATTTTACAGATAATGGTTGCGCTGTTAAGCCTTGCGTTTGGATTCTTCCTAATGGTCTGGACGTTCGTGTCGTTGATTAGAACCGGAAAAGGTACGCCGGTTCCCGTAGCTCCGTCTCAAAAATTAATTGTAGATGGTCCCTACAGAATATGCCGAAACCCAATGTTACTCGGAGTGATTATTTATTTTCTCGGAGTTGGAACCATTGTGGACTCCATAACTATTGGGTTTATAATGTCTTGTCTGATTCTTCTAATCGGAACTTGTTACAGTAAGTTTATTGAAGAGAAAGAATTGCGAATGCGGTTCGGACAGGAATATGAGGAATATAGAGAGAAAACGACGTTTCTGATTCCGAGATTTTGA
- a CDS encoding MaoC family dehydratase, producing the protein MDLQLGRSYEELELGEKDSVSKTITETDVYLFAGISGDFNPMHVNEEYAKKTSFGSRVAHGPLTQALSAPLVGMKLPGLGTIAVEFSTRFKAPVFFGDTITVTGEIVEKISDKKWVKVALTWTNQKDVVVAEGSAVVSPPRKAPR; encoded by the coding sequence ATGGACTTACAACTTGGTAGATCATATGAAGAGCTTGAACTTGGCGAGAAAGATTCTGTTTCAAAGACGATTACGGAAACGGATGTTTACCTGTTTGCTGGAATATCTGGTGATTTTAATCCTATGCATGTGAACGAGGAATATGCGAAGAAAACGTCTTTTGGTAGCCGTGTAGCTCATGGGCCGCTGACACAGGCGCTGTCAGCTCCATTAGTTGGAATGAAACTGCCTGGGCTTGGGACTATCGCAGTCGAATTCTCGACTCGCTTCAAAGCCCCGGTATTTTTTGGCGACACGATTACGGTTACCGGAGAAATCGTTGAAAAGATCTCGGACAAAAAGTGGGTAAAGGTGGCGTTAACTTGGACGAATCAAAAAGACGTGGTAGTGGCGGAAGGGTCAGCCGTGGTCTCGCCACCTAGAAAGGCGCCTCGGTGA
- the cas6 gene encoding CRISPR system precrRNA processing endoribonuclease RAMP protein Cas6: MQFGKYDFHSVFNSDAILPRYKGSTFRGAFGIALKNVACALKHQDCRRCQLLKSCAYVRIFENAQPQEGAGNGVRPHPFVIEPPDSAKTRFSNGDEFNFSILLFGFANGYLPYFVYAFEEMGKIGIGRLLEGSRPGYDLVRVSSSSRIVYEGTDGFVLMGCEIDMPFDEGLEDDGREFEITICIETPLRLKFQNKFHTELPFHILTRSMLRRISSLNNHFGNGEPNLDYVGLIKRASDVETIDSSLEWLDWTRFSNRQQVRMQLGGMVGEITYRGRLSEFLPLIRYSSKVHLGKATTFGLGKIEMIQDPALESGV; the protein is encoded by the coding sequence GTGCAATTTGGTAAATACGATTTCCATTCAGTTTTCAATTCAGACGCTATTCTCCCTCGTTACAAAGGATCCACTTTCAGGGGGGCTTTCGGGATAGCTCTAAAGAATGTAGCCTGTGCGTTAAAGCACCAAGACTGCCGACGCTGTCAGCTACTAAAGAGCTGCGCTTATGTTAGAATTTTTGAAAATGCGCAGCCTCAAGAAGGCGCCGGGAATGGGGTAAGGCCTCATCCCTTTGTCATCGAGCCGCCCGACAGTGCGAAGACCAGGTTCTCGAATGGGGACGAATTTAATTTCTCTATTCTGTTGTTTGGTTTTGCCAATGGCTACCTGCCGTATTTTGTATACGCGTTTGAAGAAATGGGAAAGATAGGGATTGGCAGGTTGCTCGAAGGAAGCAGGCCTGGGTATGACCTTGTCCGAGTATCGTCTTCATCCAGAATAGTCTATGAAGGAACCGACGGATTTGTGTTGATGGGATGTGAGATTGACATGCCCTTCGATGAAGGTCTCGAAGATGACGGCCGGGAGTTTGAAATTACTATATGCATTGAAACCCCGCTAAGGCTTAAATTCCAGAATAAGTTCCATACAGAATTGCCTTTTCATATTCTTACGCGTTCGATGTTGCGACGAATTTCCAGCCTTAATAACCACTTTGGCAATGGTGAGCCTAACCTGGATTATGTGGGCCTTATAAAACGTGCCTCGGATGTTGAGACAATAGATTCATCACTGGAATGGCTGGACTGGACAAGATTTTCCAATCGACAGCAGGTGAGAATGCAACTTGGGGGTATGGTGGGCGAAATCACATACAGGGGAAGACTCAGCGAGTTCCTGCCTCTAATCAGATATTCTTCCAAGGTGCATTTAGGCAAAGCCACCACGTTCGGTCTGGGGAAGATAGAGATGATTCAAGACCCTGCCTTGGAATCGGGAGTGTAA
- a CDS encoding DUF169 domain-containing protein, translating to MPGETRLEQANFIYENLRLRSQPIGVKFLDTSDFPEKTRRPSQVLGKRVTICQGVTMARIYGWPVGLGREDLICVPAMIAFGFTPASDQKAVMSKLLCNVTLSKDMDSARMEADSMFTLEKNPNKGVYLAPLAKTALEPDTIVTYGNPAQIMRMIQAWVYMTGKRITANLGGKIECTEYLIGPYKDNAARVSIPGNGDRIFSMTQDDEMAISIPASGLETMVEGLKNAGKALGARYPVTFYQNFQPEFPKYYKELGKELDI from the coding sequence ATGCCAGGAGAAACGCGTCTAGAGCAGGCCAACTTCATTTACGAAAACCTTAGGCTGAGAAGTCAACCCATTGGTGTGAAATTCTTGGACACTTCGGACTTCCCAGAAAAAACCAGACGTCCTTCTCAGGTCTTGGGCAAGAGGGTTACGATTTGCCAGGGCGTGACAATGGCTCGAATCTACGGATGGCCGGTTGGGCTTGGACGAGAAGACCTCATCTGCGTCCCGGCAATGATAGCGTTTGGATTTACTCCAGCATCCGACCAAAAAGCGGTAATGAGCAAACTGCTATGCAACGTCACCCTGTCGAAAGATATGGACTCAGCCAGGATGGAAGCGGATTCCATGTTTACGCTCGAGAAGAACCCAAACAAGGGGGTATACCTCGCTCCACTTGCCAAGACTGCTCTTGAGCCTGACACAATAGTGACATACGGCAATCCGGCCCAGATAATGAGAATGATTCAGGCGTGGGTTTACATGACCGGTAAGAGGATCACCGCAAACCTTGGTGGAAAAATTGAATGCACGGAATACCTCATAGGCCCATACAAGGATAATGCAGCGAGAGTTTCCATTCCAGGCAATGGAGATCGAATTTTCTCAATGACCCAGGATGACGAGATGGCGATTTCCATACCAGCTTCTGGTTTGGAAACTATGGTTGAAGGCTTGAAAAACGCGGGTAAAGCCCTCGGAGCCAGATATCCTGTGACATTCTACCAGAATTTTCAGCCTGAGTTTCCGAAATATTACAAAGAACTGGGTAAGGAATTGGACATATAG
- a CDS encoding phosphatase PAP2 family protein, producing the protein MTESQSKRVGWAIVALLLLSGVMISVLIYLGDWDLKLSSGFHDSGPGHTGWPIGKQSPWLEFYRFGEYPAIIMAVVALILYLLTRVNRFPSKYSKSLLVIVLTVILGPGLVVNGILKPLWGRPRPADTVTFGGAYQYRGVFSPAGPNDGKSFVSGHCANAFAIASGVALFPYAPGLAGLFLGVGLAFGALGCFARIVQGAHFLSDTLWSGVIVFSIIAWLYFCLFKIPAKIDDDTDDGSGHS; encoded by the coding sequence ATGACTGAGTCGCAATCCAAACGAGTCGGCTGGGCGATTGTAGCTTTACTGCTCTTGTCCGGCGTCATGATCAGCGTATTAATATACCTGGGAGATTGGGACCTGAAGCTGTCCTCGGGGTTTCATGACTCAGGGCCCGGACACACCGGATGGCCGATTGGGAAGCAATCACCATGGCTAGAATTCTATCGTTTCGGAGAATACCCTGCGATCATAATGGCCGTCGTCGCTTTGATCCTGTATCTGCTAACGAGGGTAAACAGATTCCCATCCAAATACTCCAAATCGCTTCTCGTGATAGTCCTAACAGTAATACTTGGGCCAGGCCTCGTAGTAAACGGTATACTGAAACCACTCTGGGGCCGGCCAAGGCCGGCCGACACTGTAACGTTCGGAGGAGCGTATCAGTATAGAGGGGTCTTCAGCCCAGCCGGTCCCAACGATGGCAAATCTTTCGTTTCAGGCCATTGCGCAAACGCGTTCGCCATTGCCTCCGGAGTCGCATTATTCCCATACGCTCCCGGATTGGCCGGACTTTTTCTGGGCGTCGGCTTGGCGTTCGGAGCGCTTGGGTGCTTCGCAAGGATCGTTCAGGGCGCCCATTTCCTTTCCGACACTTTGTGGTCCGGCGTAATAGTGTTTTCAATAATTGCTTGGCTCTATTTTTGCCTGTTTAAGATACCTGCGAAAATTGATGATGATACGGATGACGGCTCTGGACACAGTTGA
- a CDS encoding lysylphosphatidylglycerol synthase transmembrane domain-containing protein, whose translation MSNYIEEQAEPLVDTTVQKAQTNREQYSLNRILSSIIIFSLAGVLLYAGATLFSDHERILHAISLFPLRDLGMVLGLVTAGWLIRGWRFHYYLVNIGAGVPFMYATSAFLAGFALTGTPGKVGEAMKGVFLKRDYGVSVTRVVGIVVVERLMDLFAVLILGSFSLLFFEGWRSLFLALAGVVIAAGAFLCLERLYRPILEAMERLPVVSWFAARALRILLSGKDLMKPRIFLLGLLVSVIAWSMESLSMFIVMKGFGLPASVTEANFVYCFSTILGALSMLPGGIGGTEAGMMGLFAYLGISYSRGLPAVILIRVCTLWYAIFVGMAVSVYLLASGKARASHDCPS comes from the coding sequence ATGTCAAATTATATAGAGGAGCAAGCAGAGCCGCTTGTTGACACGACCGTTCAAAAGGCTCAGACCAACCGCGAACAGTATTCGCTTAACCGCATACTCAGCTCAATAATTATTTTTTCGTTAGCAGGGGTTTTGCTTTACGCCGGGGCCACGCTCTTTTCCGATCATGAGCGAATTCTGCATGCAATATCACTATTTCCTCTTCGTGACCTGGGCATGGTGTTGGGCCTTGTCACTGCAGGATGGCTCATTAGGGGATGGAGATTCCACTACTATCTCGTAAACATTGGAGCCGGAGTTCCTTTCATGTACGCTACAAGCGCTTTCCTGGCCGGTTTTGCGCTAACAGGTACGCCTGGAAAAGTCGGAGAAGCGATGAAAGGGGTTTTCTTGAAGCGGGATTACGGAGTGTCTGTCACTCGGGTAGTTGGTATTGTTGTTGTAGAACGTCTGATGGATCTCTTTGCGGTCCTGATTCTTGGGTCCTTCTCTTTGCTCTTTTTTGAAGGATGGAGAAGCCTATTCCTGGCTTTGGCCGGAGTCGTCATTGCCGCCGGTGCTTTTCTCTGCCTGGAGAGGCTTTATCGACCGATACTTGAAGCCATGGAGCGCCTGCCAGTTGTGTCATGGTTTGCTGCCAGAGCCTTGAGGATATTGTTGTCCGGCAAGGATTTAATGAAACCCAGAATTTTCCTGCTCGGTCTTCTTGTTTCAGTCATTGCGTGGTCAATGGAATCCCTGTCAATGTTTATCGTGATGAAAGGATTCGGACTGCCGGCAAGTGTGACGGAAGCTAATTTCGTATACTGCTTTTCGACGATATTGGGAGCGCTGTCTATGCTTCCTGGTGGTATCGGCGGAACTGAGGCAGGGATGATGGGTCTTTTCGCTTATCTCGGAATATCCTATTCAAGAGGTCTTCCTGCGGTTATTCTGATTCGGGTCTGCACTCTGTGGTATGCTATTTTTGTGGGAATGGCGGTCAGCGTGTATCTTCTCGCGTCTGGAAAGGCTCGAGCGTCCCATGATTGTCCATCATAG